Genomic window (Cucumis sativus cultivar 9930 chromosome 2, Cucumber_9930_V3, whole genome shotgun sequence):
TTAGTTTTGGTAAATGAAGGAATGGCCTAACTCCCATCCACCGTTGGTTGAAGTTAAAGAAGCCATGCCATGTGTAACTTAATTACTACTCGTTACCTGATTTCCTATTTTGTCTCTTTTGTCTTtaccctttcttcttttctattattattcttttctttctttctttattcatttttgcTAACTCACCTAATGTTGGCGTCCACGCATCTCCCCTGCCTCCATGTTGCCTTTATCCAcccttttcattctttttttttttttttataatcaagtttcatctttattttatttgagctTTTatcgtttttttaaaaggtttaaTAGCTTTACAAACTTTTAGTAATACCAATACATTATTGgataactaaatttgaaaaatgtctaACAAATTCCTaatgtcatatatatatatattaaaggaaagaatagtaatgacatatatatatatatatattaaagactCACAATGAAAGGCAGAAGACTTAAAAACAGGGGTTTAGGAGATGGGTGTGTGCCAACGCATGGCATACACAACTAAAGGTATGGGGCGTGGAGGTTTCTACACATTTGGatttccatttcatttcaattcaagattAAGCTATAATACTACCTACTAAGCATTCCATCTATACATTAAGTGGTTCTACTGCTTCCACGTACATTCCATCCATTGCCTCTCTCCTACTTCTTAACACTACCCTATTTACCTACCACTATTCCATAATCatctcatttaattaattaaaacaaaaacaaacatcaTTCTTCCATCCTATACAATTATCAACAATTGACATAACACAAGACTCGAACGCATATCAATATGTTAATTACTTAATTTGCTTGAGTTATTGAGAGTCTATTAACTACATACAGAAGAAGAACAATTCTATTAGAAAGAATGgtacaaattatataaacgAGTCACTTCTAGAATAAGAGAGAGCTTATATAATGTACCTTTCTCTAAGTTTTAAAGTCATAAACGTAGAATcgtaataatagaaaagattTAACTTAGATTTCATGGGTGTTGTTCAGTAAGTCAAACCACCTAGGCCCCTCTTGGCTGGTTGACTCTATCCTTGATCATTCAAAGGGCTAAATTCTATAATTCTATATTCAACATATTTCAATCAAACTAGGTAATGCATATTATAAGTTAATTgagttattatatttatatggaagaatattataattattaaagctTTTGTGTTGTGTATTTTATGTTAAGAGAACTGGGTATAGGCATTTTAGGAACATattctatgtatatatatattggaccTAAATAAATAGCCTATttacaacaaatatttaaGGCATTAATAGCAACATTTCTCATTATATTTCAAACGGCTGGTCCTTCCAActttaatgtattttattttgaatgatatttgaagggtgttatttattattttaaataaagtatattttatatataattaaaatttaagtggAATAATAATGAAGTGGTTTTTTTGGtcaaaaaatgataattttaatcTCGTGTTAATTAAAAAGCTAAAGTTATGTTGGACCCCTCCAATTTAATTATGGGCACACCTACTTTTGTAATAAAATGGCTACAATTAAAATGTGCATATCAATTAggcttaaatttattaattaatggtAATGACCGAGTTAGAGACTTCTAAAACCATTAATATACCttaacatattaaaattacactttttgcattttttttccgTACACATAACATCTTCACGACACTTAAAAAGTGAAGACTCAACTTAAAAAGAGATATACTCAAGAAGGGTTTATGTCAAACTTAAATTATGGATGGAAATATCTTTAATGAAATATCGACacaatattgatttttttttgttggatatttttagaaaagttataaaaaaaaaattattttaaagtaaattttcATGTATgtaacaaaacaccaaataTGTTTACAATCTTAGTAACCAAACGTAAAAGCCCATGAGAAAATTATTCTTTGtgattgtaataatttttttttatccatggTTTTTCTATATGCATATTGGGATAGGCTATCTCGACGTAGAAAACCACGTCAGTAAGTTTGTCGGCATTACCATGTCGGGATAGGCTACACTGTCTCATGAACTGCAACTTTCCTTCCAATTGAAAACTTCATCACAATCCTACAATGTTTATAGCCTTTTGATGTATATACTGTTCTCAATTATGATGATAATTGGattattgtatttatgttttatgtagTTTACAACAAGTCTTGTCACTAACCAAATATCAATCACTTGCTTGGTACGTAGCTTCATCATTACAGTAGATCAATCGGTTATTGGTGCAAGACCtaataaaaacacaataatttttaagagTTACAAACTAGGTTCAACACTTTGCAAGAGATTAAAATGATCAAGTGAAGCttgagaacaaaaaaactaaagagaGTAATACTAAGTAAAACACTATCATGTGATATAATCCATGTAAAAGAGGTTgttaaaaagtgtttaaatgACACTATCGCTTATACATAGTgttatgaaaaactaaaagtttgaaaatagaTTATCATCAAGAAatcttttctacttttaatgGCAAATACTCATGTTTAGACCTCATTTTCCATACAATGATATGATTGTCGGTAGTAGTTACCTTTTGAAAGCTGTGGTTCTTGAAGTGCTCAAGGTCTGAATTAGCTCAAATCAAAGTTAAactttcttaaaaatttaggAGACAACATCACAAAGTTGACATTCAGTAGGTAACTCAACCATAAGATACTAAATAAAGAGGCTAAGTAGAATTGTGATCGACTACAAATCATTtatctttaaactttcaaaaacataCTATATTAACTAATTGGGTATCAATTTCACTACTAGCTCACGTAGAAAAGATAAAGttgtatttcaaaattataaagcCAATTCAAATGAGAATTACACTTTTGTGATGAAAGCTATTTGAAAGGTGATTTAGTCTAATAACTtggattaaatatttcaaacatatatattttgaagacTGCTGATCgaatatcaaaatcaaatcaaacacaTAGTATGAAGACAACAGACTTAACcttaaagaaaatcaaaaatACATTAGACATATTGTTCTTAGGAGCAGATCGAGTGGACGGAGCCTACAAATTAGATGAAAGGGACTTTCTAAAACTTTCAACCCATTATCAACACAAAATCAAGCTTCCAAATGATCGCCAGAGCTTTTTTACAATCTCTCTTGTAGGATTTCGGTATTGtttctgttttatttttttctattttcaattgGGTTCTTGTTTTTTATGCTATTCTCCGCTGAAATGCaagttctttctttgtttggGCTCTGATCATTTCTCTTATGTTTGATCTAAGCTAAGAACAAATACTGGAattgctttcttttcctttctattttgctacattttttGAGTTTGTTGTGAATTGCATAGACATAACTAAAAGGAAgtctattataatttttgtttgaggtGTTGTTTCCTTGAAAATATCAGCTTGATTACATCAGATTTTAATGGTCCCCTGATATAAAACTATATTCTATCTTTTGGAGGTTTTCCAGCTTGTAAAAACAAGTTTTGTATTCTTCTGTGAGATTTGTGAGTAAAAACATAGGCATTTCCATATTATTCAAGGGTAGATCTAGATTTTGCTTGTTTAGCTTAGCCTCTActactaatatatatagtatgtGATGTAGGATTGGGTCAACTAGATTGGAAATTGGAGTCCGTCAATCgaactttcaataaataaaataaaatttcaatgtaCCCTATCTAATGTACACTATAAACACATAAGCAAACCGTCACacagagagagaaagagagaaagaatggAAGCTTACCGGCAGAGGAGGTGACGACAGACACGAATGGCAGTGCCGGAGACAACGAGAACGAATTGAAAAGGTTCGGAGTTCTTTAATGACAACACCAAAGTGAACAGATGGGCACGTCAGAGCGAATAGACGGCCACGAGTAGGGGCGGATGGTGATGGGGTCGGAAGACGGTTGAATTGGAGATGGATACTTCGCAGAAGAATTGGGGAAAATAAGGGTTTAGTACGATTTGGGgaaatatttactaaatttctaatatttttcttttttaataaaagataaaaaattattttatgttttttatgaCATCAATCAAATAACCGTGGTGGAATGTGTTATTCGAAAAAATACATCTTTTTCCACCAAAAACGtgaaattttgcattttgtgacaatttttttttctcttccattttgtGATATACACAACTGGCATAGTAGGCCGCTTTTGTTGTAGTATGGTagcaattttaatttgtgtaAATTTGTTGACTTAACTCAAAATTGTCCCAATTTGGGGTGAAATCCCATTTTGGCCGTTTTGATCCGTTTGTGTGAGGCTATTTGCTCaattaaatgataatagttcatgtttgattatttgaaaagaaatttattgcTCAAATTTGGAATGTTAGCAACTTTCATGATAGAAGACTATAGTCTAAATTTCTATATTCtgaaacaaataacaaaagtcCAATTCCATccttattataatttaacctttaATTATGGAATAAGACTGATCATGAAATATTGGCGTTTCCTAGTAATGTTTGAGAGATACATTAAACTGAACAACGGTATATCCATTTGCAATGTCCGTAACAACATTCTTACCCACAGCAAACCCTCTAACAAAACGGAATTTGCCTGTCCCCGATACCACACCAAGCTCCCTCACACCTTCAAACTGTCTGCTCGTTCCTTGTATCTCAATGCTGCTCCCCTCCGCCAACGCCAGCGTCAGAATCACTGCCAAGTTCCTCCCATCCGCCGCTGCCACCACGTACATTCCCTGAGCTCGACCGAGTGCTCTTGAGTTCCTATCCGGTCCAGCTGTGATTGGGTTGTCGGTGACGAAGATCGTGCCGAATTGGGTGAAGTTCCATGGCTTACCGGCCACTCCCGCGACGGGGATGAATGTGGGATTTGGGCCATTGGCGAAATCTTGTACATATAGAATTAGATTGGTATGTTTCGACTTGCGGGCTGTGGTGTCAGAAACGGCGGCTGCTGTGAGAATCAGTGCTAAGGAAAGCTTTGTTGTGAAGTTTGTATCCATGTTGGGGCGGAGGactttttttccccttaatTTGTTCTCTTGAGGTTGTGAAATGGGATTTTTATTGTGGTGAAAATTGGGTTTGTTTACAGCTGGGTTTGATGTTTCTTTTGAATCATGTATGTGTTAAAGTGTGGAttaagtttgtaatttttttccaaaagttCACAAGAAAGAGATGTACGCTTTGGAGAAAATAGATGGGGTATTTTTAGATCTTATTAATTACACAAATAGAATgtgaattaattttgaaaaagttattaatacaaaactaagagttatttgataattgtataagataaaaaattgaaaatggtaaGAATTATTAGACATCTTTGCCAACATAAATACAAATGACACAAATTATGTACCATGAACCCAAAGATTAAAGGTTCAAAtaacttaacaaaaaaaaaaaatatttgaaagttacGATATAGAGTAGAGAGAGATTCACAcgtaagaaagagaaacaagTAAATTGATATTTGGGTTTAAAAAGTTTTGCCTAGTTGGTGGGAAAAGACCAGCGCAAGCTAATCAATGGAAACAATCAATTATACGCTaacattaatttgtttaatgtaTCAACATTGAGGTGAAGCAATTGGGTGCAAGATTCAACTTCTCTTCTCTCaagttaatcatttttctttcggTGCTTTTACCCATTTGGGTGCaagattaatttgtttaatgtaTCAACATTGAGGTGAAGCAATTGGGCTTCGtgaatttaaagtaaaaatggTAGATAACTGTAATTAATCAGGGCTTCAACCTAATGTTCTCATAGGTAGCTGAAttatagaataattaaaacCTCGGTTTCTTTACCATATGATGTTCCCTTATTCCTAAAGTGACATGACCCTCATATTCCAATATTCTCGATCTCATATCCCTTTGTAACATCGCTTACACTCTGGCCTTCAAATTAGCAATAGATCAACTCTAATAGACCACTTTAAGTGGTCAATATTATTTACCAATGCTTccattaatttaaacttagaGAATGCATGCAACAAGTGGTGTGACTACAACATTAAACCCTAGAGAAATATTGATCATGATAGATGACAaaataaacttctttttatgGAATCGAACACAATTTGCTACAGTGTAGTTCAATTGAATAGATGAAAAAggaattaaaactaaaataaaagtaattgaaaaggaataaatagaaaaattctaTTGGAAATTACAACACCAAAAACTTGGGATAAGTTCATAAGTTCCAAGTCTTTTCCTAGGATGATTCCTCCTTTTTGAAGGTGTAATTATTGTTCCTCAACACATTTGTGGGAAGATAGAGATCCTTGAGCCACTATCCCTCAAAGGAACTTCCGTTCTCTACTGACTTGAAACTTTCagaaaaaactcaaaaagcTGCTGGAAAAGTGACAAAATCTGTAGAGGTGGTGGCATGCAATTGACAATGGGGGAGTTGATGCCAAGAAATGAAAGGCTTTCACCCCTTTTACTTTTACAAGCTCTAAAGTGGTTGGGGAAACAAGATTTAACTTTCTAAATGAAAATCGAAGCTCCTCCACTAATTAGAAGTTTAGAACacaaaatttgtaactatttgGTTACTAgttcaaatttagaaatttaggACTAAATGATGCAAGTACATCAGTTATGTTGCGACcatatcaaatgaaaaatctgCAAAACAACCTAAAACCTACCAAAGTTCACTAGATTAGTTCCAAAATAGCAATTCATAGTTTTTAACCATAATAATCGCCAATGACTTGGTTTAACAGATTTTAACCAAAACGAATGCACGAATCCATTTTTCATAGTAAAAATTCACAAACTAATAGCTTAAAAACATGCATGTCATTGCATGAATCATCAAGCTCCCATTGGCTCCTCCGTTGTGCTCTCTCAAACATTTGgttttatatgatatatgcCCTATTGGCTACTATCATGTAATAGTTTATAACCCAATATATATGACACtgaattatataattttaccATTAGACACTTATATacaacataaacatatatatatatgcatggaAGTTagtaataaaagtaaatttatttcatataggattatttttaaatatagcaaaatgtcaTAGTCAATCTATCTACAATGAATCGCTATActactatttttgtttatttgcatcatgataaatataaatagtagTCTTTGTGATTTATTGTGATCTATCACAAATAGactgtgatattttattatatatttataaaatgttttaagaattttagtcatttaattcaaataagtTTCCTTCCATATATGACAttacatataataaataaatgaatatatatatatacatacatatatatgatgAGACAAACAGCAAACCAACTGAAGGATCACATTTGATGAAACCAAATAATCATACAACAAAAGGTAGGGGAAATAAAGTAGAAGGAGGCTCCTCCAAAGCATTTGGAGCCAAAGAGTGGGCCAAAACATTATTCCACCTACGAACCTGGCAAAAAAAAGACATCGTCCAAGACATGCATGTTAACCCAATGTTATAATTTATGCACTAAATCATAGAACAATGCAAAAGAGAACGCACAATCCAAAATACACACAAAGCAATAAAAGAGCTAACACGACGATATATAGTGGGTCGACCAATTTGGTCTACATCCACTTTGAGAACCATCTTGGAGGAATTTTATTAAGAGCAAAATC
Coding sequences:
- the LOC101208032 gene encoding dirigent protein 2 → MDTNFTTKLSLALILTAAAVSDTTARKSKHTNLILYVQDFANGPNPTFIPVAGVAGKPWNFTQFGTIFVTDNPITAGPDRNSRALGRAQGMYVVAAADGRNLAVILTLALAEGSSIEIQGTSRQFEGVRELGVVSGTGKFRFVRGFAVGKNVVTDIANGYTVVQFNVSLKHY